One region of Nitrospinaceae bacterium genomic DNA includes:
- a CDS encoding DUF547 domain-containing protein produces the protein MAGCATVVQPPSITQPGSGSLSRESAFRAWSQVLASSVDWQGRVDFEHLERNPSPLYEYVAYIAKVSPEKNPDKFPTIEEQLAYYINSYNALAMYGVITHGLPNNFNRLWDRAKFFKFTRFNIGGRELSLLNYENDVIRPLGDPRIHFALNCMVRACPRLPQTPFRAETLDADLDRLTREFVNDSRHVQVLPAAGLVRLSEIFRFYKKDFVNPKRASSLIAYINKYRDAPVKKKLKVEFIAYDWTVNYK, from the coding sequence ATGGCCGGGTGCGCGACAGTGGTCCAGCCGCCTTCTATTACCCAGCCCGGAAGCGGAAGTCTTTCCAGAGAATCGGCATTTAGAGCCTGGTCGCAAGTGTTGGCAAGTTCGGTGGATTGGCAGGGCCGTGTGGATTTTGAGCACCTGGAAAGAAACCCGTCCCCTCTTTATGAATATGTCGCCTACATAGCAAAAGTCAGCCCCGAAAAGAATCCTGACAAGTTTCCCACTATTGAAGAGCAGTTGGCGTATTACATCAATTCTTATAATGCGCTCGCTATGTATGGAGTCATCACACATGGCCTGCCAAACAATTTCAACCGTCTGTGGGATCGGGCGAAGTTTTTTAAATTCACGCGGTTTAACATTGGAGGCAGGGAACTTTCGTTATTGAATTATGAAAACGATGTCATTCGGCCTTTGGGAGATCCAAGAATCCATTTCGCTTTAAACTGCATGGTGCGGGCTTGTCCGCGTCTGCCGCAAACTCCTTTCCGGGCCGAAACCCTGGATGCCGATTTAGATCGGTTGACCCGCGAGTTTGTCAATGACTCGCGCCACGTTCAGGTATTGCCCGCGGCGGGGCTGGTACGTCTCTCAGAGATCTTTCGTTTTTACAAGAAAGATTTTGTCAATCCCAAAAGGGCTTCATCCCTGATTGCATACATTAATAAGTATCGTGATGCGCCGGTCAAAAAAAAATTGAAAGTAGAGTTCATCGCTTATGACTGGACAGTCAATTACAAATAA
- the comM gene encoding ATP-dependent protease has protein sequence MVARVHSGALSGIDGYPVEVEVNLASGLPGMSIVGLPDTAVRESSERVSAAIKNTKLDLPLRKITVNLAPANIKKEGSAFDLPIALGILAANGLIKRESLSQYLILGELSLDGRVRPIKGALSIAAMTKKEGLSGLLVPVENAAEASVVNELNVFPVETLPQAMEFLNGTASIEPRKINLEEQFFNETRYEIDFTDVKGQQHVKRALEIAAAGGHNILLIGPPGSGKSMLAKRIPTILPSISLGEAIETTQVHSILGHVNNGNGLLATRPFRSPHHTISDAGLIGGGRNPQPGEISLAHNGVLFLDEMPEFKRNVLEVLRQPLEEGMVSISRASGSLTYPAKIMLVGALNPCPCGFKSHHRKECHCTPMQIKKYLSKISGPLLDRIDIHIEVPSIEYKELASDSVGEASSQIRGRVEDARKIQGERLKISKVYCNATMTTRQLKTHCHLEEAAQKIMALAMEKLTLSARAHDRILKVSRTIADLEGEENIRSEHVAEAIQYRSLDLEHWT, from the coding sequence ATGGTTGCACGGGTTCATAGCGGAGCGCTCTCCGGCATCGACGGGTATCCGGTGGAAGTGGAAGTCAACCTGGCTTCCGGCCTTCCCGGCATGTCCATCGTCGGCCTTCCGGACACCGCCGTCAGGGAAAGCAGTGAACGGGTTTCCGCCGCCATTAAAAACACCAAGCTGGATCTTCCCTTAAGAAAAATAACCGTCAATCTGGCACCCGCCAATATCAAAAAAGAGGGCTCCGCCTTCGACCTGCCCATCGCCCTCGGTATTCTCGCCGCAAACGGTTTGATCAAAAGAGAAAGCTTGTCTCAGTACCTCATCCTCGGCGAATTGTCTCTGGATGGCCGGGTTCGCCCCATTAAGGGAGCCTTATCCATTGCGGCCATGACAAAAAAGGAAGGGCTTTCCGGATTACTGGTGCCGGTTGAGAACGCGGCTGAGGCATCGGTTGTGAATGAGCTGAACGTTTTTCCGGTGGAAACTTTACCGCAGGCCATGGAGTTTCTTAATGGGACAGCTTCCATTGAACCACGCAAAATAAATCTCGAGGAACAGTTTTTTAACGAAACCCGTTATGAAATTGACTTCACCGATGTTAAAGGCCAGCAACATGTCAAGCGGGCTTTGGAAATCGCCGCCGCCGGAGGGCACAATATTCTTCTCATCGGACCGCCGGGAAGCGGCAAGTCCATGCTGGCCAAACGGATTCCCACTATTTTGCCTTCCATCAGTCTTGGAGAGGCCATTGAGACCACCCAGGTTCACAGCATTCTAGGCCATGTCAATAATGGCAACGGTCTTTTGGCAACCCGGCCTTTTCGTTCTCCCCACCACACGATTTCAGATGCCGGATTGATCGGCGGAGGGCGGAATCCGCAACCGGGAGAAATCTCTTTGGCCCACAATGGAGTGCTGTTTCTTGATGAAATGCCGGAATTCAAACGCAATGTACTAGAGGTCCTTCGCCAGCCTTTGGAGGAAGGGATGGTGTCGATTTCCCGGGCGTCCGGTTCTTTGACTTATCCCGCGAAAATCATGCTGGTCGGCGCTCTCAACCCCTGCCCCTGCGGGTTTAAATCCCACCATCGAAAAGAATGCCACTGCACGCCGATGCAAATTAAGAAATATCTTTCCAAAATATCCGGCCCGCTGCTGGACCGCATCGACATTCATATCGAGGTTCCCTCTATAGAGTATAAGGAACTCGCTTCCGACAGCGTGGGAGAAGCGTCTTCTCAAATCAGAGGACGCGTGGAAGACGCCAGAAAAATCCAGGGGGAACGCCTAAAAATTTCCAAAGTCTATTGCAACGCCACCATGACCACCCGGCAGTTGAAAACTCATTGCCATTTAGAAGAGGCAGCCCAAAAAATCATGGCGCTGGCGATGGAAAAACTGACGCTCAGCGCACGGGCTCACGACCGCATTTTAAAGGTCTCCCGCACGATCGCCGACCTGGAGGGCGAAGAAAATATCCGGTCGGAACACGTTGCCGAAGCCATCCAGTACCGGTCGTTGGACCTGGAGCATTGGACGTGA
- the lldD gene encoding glycolate oxidase, with product MMAAERPKHLLIIGGGPFQIPAIKTAKSMGLKVAVTDYNPEAEGMLIADYPIVVSTRNINLTVNTAKEFHETCPLDGVMTLGTDASQTVAAVADALNLPGIPFEVAERATDKIKMRQCLREHKVPVPKFIPIWSLEEAQRAIKEMPLPLVIKPCDNMGARGVRKILQIEDLIPAFREAKEASISGKLLIEEFMEGPELSLDALVFEGRIEVTGIADRHIERSPYFVEVGHTLPSSLPQDQQGKAMDVFRQAVRAIGINLGAAKGDIKMTPDGPKVVEMAARLSGGWMSAYTFPLSSGVNLIKGAIQVALGETPGDLTPKTALVSAERALIPSPGKILSIKGVEEARKIKGVREIILMKEAGDWAEEVKSNLGKTGYVITSAKTREEAIRINDLARETIKVEVGESNTLTWDIIRNNARKKFYIACKACVVCDGAECRGKVPGIGGIGTGESFTENLRALARFKINLRTIHQVKFPDLSTELFGQKLSIPVLAAPITGMETNLAGGMDEKAYADAVLGGCISSGTLGMVGDGASPQKYLIGLEAIKKRGGLGIPVFKPREYNLEIITRFKAAEDAGAIAVGIDIDAASFKTMALKGQAVGPKSVEELRELKSHLTVPFVLKGIMNVESALAAIDAGADAIVVSNHGGRVMDNMPGTADVLPEIAAAVAGRIKVLVDGGIREGVDILKMLALGADAVMIGRPVCIAAFGAGREGVQFYLDQKRDELKKAMILTGCASIGKIDPSVIFRNAKGER from the coding sequence ATGATGGCCGCTGAACGACCCAAACATCTCCTGATCATTGGCGGAGGACCTTTTCAGATCCCGGCGATCAAGACCGCCAAATCCATGGGGCTGAAAGTAGCGGTCACCGATTACAATCCGGAAGCCGAGGGCATGCTCATTGCCGATTACCCGATCGTGGTCAGCACCCGCAATATCAACCTGACCGTCAACACCGCCAAGGAATTCCACGAGACCTGTCCGCTCGATGGCGTCATGACCCTGGGAACCGATGCCTCGCAGACAGTGGCCGCCGTCGCCGATGCGTTGAATCTTCCCGGCATTCCCTTTGAAGTGGCGGAACGGGCGACAGACAAAATTAAAATGCGCCAATGCCTCCGGGAGCATAAGGTCCCGGTGCCGAAGTTTATTCCCATATGGTCTTTGGAAGAAGCCCAGCGCGCTATTAAAGAAATGCCGCTCCCCCTGGTCATCAAACCCTGTGACAACATGGGTGCACGCGGTGTCAGAAAGATTTTGCAGATAGAGGACTTGATTCCCGCCTTTCGGGAAGCCAAGGAAGCCTCCATCAGTGGAAAACTGCTCATCGAAGAATTTATGGAAGGCCCCGAACTGAGCCTCGACGCCCTGGTATTTGAAGGCCGGATCGAGGTGACGGGGATCGCCGACCGTCATATAGAACGCTCTCCATATTTCGTGGAAGTCGGGCACACCCTGCCTTCCAGCCTTCCACAGGACCAGCAGGGAAAAGCGATGGACGTGTTCCGTCAGGCTGTCCGCGCCATTGGCATCAACCTCGGCGCCGCCAAGGGAGACATCAAAATGACTCCGGACGGTCCCAAGGTGGTTGAAATGGCCGCCCGTCTGAGCGGTGGCTGGATGTCCGCCTACACCTTTCCGCTGTCTTCCGGAGTGAATTTGATCAAAGGTGCGATTCAGGTGGCTCTTGGAGAAACTCCTGGGGATTTAACTCCTAAGACCGCTCTTGTTTCCGCCGAACGGGCGTTGATCCCTTCACCGGGAAAGATTCTTTCCATCAAGGGCGTGGAAGAAGCGCGTAAAATCAAGGGCGTGAGAGAAATCATACTGATGAAGGAAGCCGGCGACTGGGCGGAAGAGGTAAAAAGCAACCTGGGCAAGACCGGATACGTCATCACCAGCGCCAAGACCCGTGAAGAAGCCATCCGTATCAACGATCTGGCAAGAGAAACCATTAAGGTTGAAGTCGGTGAGTCCAACACCTTGACCTGGGACATCATCCGCAACAACGCCCGCAAGAAATTTTATATCGCCTGCAAAGCCTGCGTGGTCTGCGATGGAGCGGAATGCAGGGGCAAGGTTCCGGGCATCGGCGGCATCGGGACCGGAGAGTCGTTCACGGAAAACCTTCGGGCGCTGGCCCGCTTCAAGATCAACCTGCGCACCATCCATCAGGTCAAATTCCCCGATCTTTCCACCGAGCTTTTCGGTCAGAAACTTTCCATCCCGGTTTTGGCCGCGCCGATCACCGGAATGGAGACCAATCTGGCTGGCGGCATGGATGAAAAAGCCTACGCCGATGCCGTGCTGGGAGGGTGTATCTCCAGCGGGACGCTTGGGATGGTGGGGGACGGCGCCAGTCCACAGAAATACCTCATAGGTCTCGAAGCCATTAAAAAGAGGGGAGGGTTGGGAATCCCCGTTTTTAAGCCGCGCGAATACAATCTGGAAATCATCACCCGCTTCAAAGCGGCAGAGGACGCCGGCGCCATCGCCGTGGGAATCGACATCGACGCGGCTTCCTTTAAGACGATGGCCTTGAAAGGCCAGGCGGTGGGACCCAAGTCGGTCGAGGAATTGCGCGAATTAAAATCGCATTTAACCGTTCCTTTTGTTTTGAAAGGCATCATGAACGTGGAATCCGCCTTGGCGGCCATTGACGCAGGAGCGGATGCGATCGTCGTTTCCAATCATGGGGGGCGGGTCATGGACAACATGCCGGGGACTGCGGATGTTCTTCCGGAAATCGCCGCCGCCGTTGCAGGCCGCATCAAAGTGCTGGTGGATGGAGGCATTCGGGAAGGTGTGGATATCCTGAAAATGCTGGCCCTGGGGGCGGATGCCGTCATGATCGGGCGGCCCGTCTGTATCGCGGCGTTCGGAGCGGGCCGGGAAGGCGTGCAATTTTATCTCGATCAAAAACGCGACGAATTGAAAAAAGCCATGATTCTCACCGGATGCGCCAGCATCGGCAAGATCGATCCTTCAGTGATTTTCCGCAATGCCAAGGGAGAACGATGA
- a CDS encoding aldolase, protein MNSNPPQFLKIIPTGKRGIGLELMQSMRFLKEEFGASCLKLSTEDAGMSFEQIRFWTELADGILPVMVKIGGPNARNDIKQLLSFNIDGLIAPMVESTYGLENFLSAVQDFTTPLQMQRLVKQVNIETVTGVDKLDEILAAPEANLLDEITIGCSDLSQSLKKDRLDPVVQSLVKQTVAKIKARKINVSVGGGIAPDTIDEILRDIQPHQFNTRMVTFTVHPGQRYRAAVAETLYFELKMLEHDLAKGFISRDEEKFRARQLRTRLADLKKG, encoded by the coding sequence ATGAATTCAAACCCGCCACAGTTTTTAAAAATTATTCCAACCGGGAAAAGGGGTATTGGCCTGGAATTGATGCAATCCATGCGCTTTTTGAAGGAAGAATTTGGCGCCAGTTGTTTGAAGTTGTCGACCGAAGATGCGGGCATGTCGTTTGAACAAATTCGCTTTTGGACCGAGTTGGCGGACGGCATTCTTCCAGTCATGGTCAAAATCGGCGGACCCAACGCCCGTAACGATATTAAACAGTTGCTGTCATTCAATATCGACGGTTTGATTGCGCCGATGGTGGAATCCACCTATGGCTTGGAAAATTTTCTTTCAGCGGTCCAGGATTTTACAACTCCCTTGCAAATGCAACGGCTGGTCAAACAGGTCAATATCGAAACCGTGACCGGCGTCGATAAGCTGGACGAAATTCTCGCCGCACCGGAAGCGAATCTTCTCGATGAAATCACCATCGGTTGCAGTGATTTGTCTCAATCTCTCAAAAAAGATCGTCTGGACCCTGTGGTCCAAAGTCTGGTCAAGCAAACGGTCGCTAAAATTAAAGCCAGAAAAATCAATGTGTCTGTTGGCGGCGGCATCGCTCCGGACACCATTGATGAAATTCTCCGCGATATCCAGCCGCATCAGTTCAATACCCGCATGGTGACTTTTACCGTGCATCCAGGTCAACGCTATCGCGCCGCAGTCGCTGAAACCCTTTATTTTGAATTAAAAATGCTGGAGCACGACCTCGCTAAAGGGTTTATTTCCAGGGACGAAGAAAAATTTCGCGCCCGTCAATTGCGGACCCGGCTGGCTGATCTTAAAAAAGGTTGA
- the sucC1 gene encoding succinyl-CoA ligase subunit beta — protein MQLTGMLWGRKLLDLVEYPHSEVRGPELSVDDIKDMISRHGEVFIKPVFKGGVGKKGKSGLIGRAKNITEALKEKERLYFAEHKDGLASTKSDGVTYEGAVPAKYEVYFSISESTEFRAPTMTITHHGGVDIEELEPEKIANVPFDPLTGLKAFHVSNALMSLGAPQEIISPLVQNLPKLWDLYNNYGMILLEINPIRMMPGAKGRLTPVACDLKAAFDQDDPAWKRLGLPGHIFASDYSEFEQEINQLRTYQGQSDVFVMNDQGTITAPTFGGGANAMVTELLGEDATISSDFGGNPPYVKMNDISKITFKHWLNQSNILFIIGGKANNTDIYETFRAMADGLRWYFQTHGPIPLFVVVGRGGPNLIRGMSYLKDILDSLGIPYRFFGHDSAMSEVINYALKVNAWMKNGGKEKIKASMNIK, from the coding sequence ATGCAGTTAACCGGCATGCTCTGGGGTAGAAAGTTGTTGGACCTGGTCGAATATCCTCACTCAGAGGTCCGAGGTCCGGAACTCAGTGTCGATGACATCAAAGATATGATCAGCAGGCACGGCGAAGTTTTTATCAAGCCTGTGTTTAAGGGTGGTGTGGGTAAGAAAGGCAAATCCGGATTGATTGGCCGCGCCAAAAACATCACCGAAGCTTTAAAGGAAAAGGAACGCCTTTATTTTGCCGAGCACAAGGATGGATTGGCTAGCACAAAATCGGATGGCGTGACCTATGAAGGGGCGGTTCCGGCAAAGTACGAAGTTTATTTTTCCATCAGTGAAAGCACCGAGTTTCGTGCGCCGACGATGACCATCACTCATCACGGCGGGGTTGATATCGAGGAACTGGAACCGGAAAAAATCGCCAACGTTCCCTTCGACCCGCTCACCGGACTGAAAGCCTTTCATGTCTCCAATGCTCTAATGAGTCTTGGAGCGCCGCAGGAAATCATCAGCCCTCTGGTGCAGAACCTGCCGAAATTGTGGGACCTGTATAACAATTACGGAATGATCCTTCTCGAGATCAACCCGATCCGCATGATGCCGGGTGCTAAAGGCCGACTCACTCCCGTGGCCTGCGATCTCAAGGCCGCTTTCGATCAGGACGATCCGGCCTGGAAACGGCTGGGACTGCCCGGTCACATTTTTGCGTCCGACTACTCCGAGTTCGAACAGGAAATCAACCAGCTCAGAACCTATCAGGGGCAGAGCGACGTTTTTGTCATGAACGATCAGGGGACCATCACCGCACCTACGTTCGGCGGCGGCGCCAACGCCATGGTGACCGAGCTTCTCGGCGAAGATGCGACGATCTCCTCCGACTTCGGCGGCAATCCTCCTTACGTTAAAATGAACGACATTTCCAAAATTACGTTCAAGCACTGGCTGAACCAGTCGAATATTTTATTCATCATCGGCGGGAAGGCAAACAATACCGACATCTACGAAACCTTCCGCGCGATGGCCGATGGGCTCCGGTGGTATTTTCAGACGCACGGACCCATTCCGCTGTTTGTGGTGGTGGGCCGCGGCGGACCGAACTTGATCCGTGGAATGTCTTACCTTAAAGATATTCTCGATTCTTTGGGAATTCCTTACCGTTTTTTTGGTCACGACAGCGCCATGTCGGAGGTCATCAACTATGCCCTCAAGGTGAATGCGTGGATGAAAAACGGCGGTAAAGAAAAAATCAAGGCCAGCATGAACATCAAATAA